In Syntrophales bacterium, the genomic window GCCTATTTTCTCTTGCCATTGCCCACGGTTCAAAAATCATTCTACCCTCTCTCTTTGGTATCGGAACAGCTATTCCTGTTCTGGTTTTTGCATTTTTGCTTGCCTTCTCGACCCACCTCGCAGGAAACGCTTATAAAAAGATTGCCGTATTTGAATTATGGGCCAGGAGATTAACGGCTTCAGTTTTCATACTCGCCGGTTTATATTACTGCATGAGGTTTCTGTTCAACTTGATATAAGAAAACAACCGGATGGTATTATATGAAAATAAAGCTGTTGTCTAAAATTAAAGAGGAAATGAATATGGGAACCGACAAAATAAGTCTGACTGTTTCGGGTATGACCTGCATGCATTGTGCGGGAACGGTAAAAAAGGCTGTTGAATCAATTGAAGGGACATCGAATGTAGTAGTTGATCTGGATAAGGAA contains:
- a CDS encoding heavy metal-associated domain-containing protein — translated: MKIKLLSKIKEEMNMGTDKISLTVSGMTCMHCAGTVKKAVESIEGTSNVVVDLDKEMVEFEMEEKGNTEKVKKAIELAGYNAG